The following coding sequences lie in one Myxococcus xanthus genomic window:
- a CDS encoding lamin tail domain-containing protein: protein MKGWGRYLGWGWLLGLAGAWACGGTPLDEDVDAACAGLLPGDVVITEYLNDPVGSDTGQEYVELHNPTRIPVDLYGLTLYASRSDGSQEKAYAVLDEMTVAAGDYLVLGDVRDGPVPAHVDHAYGDGLGALGNSGGRLGIRCGERVLDEVQLSAPAKSGVSRIYDGRLVPDMAGNDDQARWCDSPDAGVGGTLQGSPGAANAPCGPVGDAGVPADAGVVATCRPAGADAGRPVLLPAPGDLVITELMANPRGDDTLGEWVELRATAPVDLNGVTLVAEAGEATVKADGCLSLATGEYAVLARRTDATLNGGLPPPVATFNMDLRNAGGRLQVKAGGVVVDAVDYGLAMDGVATQVSAPLADAVQNDAPSAWCAATAAYGSRGDLGTPGRGNRVCEGDGGTLGGAGDGGTSDGGVDAGTLEDGCIDRTTGRTRARRVPDGGSLVLTEFMADPQAVADAMGEWVEVLALRDVDLNGVSLSNESGSRSTFDSALCLAVKAGGRAVLARSEDASRNGGLPAVLGTFNFNLANTTGSRKLELSVEGRVLDAVSWTGAAIPGVSSQLDPGRSDPQRNDWPGSFCPTPESARYGRGDRGTPGGVNRSCAP, encoded by the coding sequence CCCTGGACGAAGACGTGGACGCGGCGTGCGCGGGGCTGTTGCCCGGTGATGTCGTCATCACCGAGTACCTCAACGACCCGGTGGGGTCGGACACGGGCCAGGAGTACGTGGAGCTGCACAACCCCACGCGCATCCCCGTGGACCTGTATGGGCTGACGCTCTACGCGTCCCGCTCGGATGGCTCGCAGGAGAAGGCCTATGCCGTCCTCGATGAGATGACGGTGGCGGCGGGGGACTACCTGGTGCTGGGCGACGTGCGCGACGGGCCGGTGCCCGCGCACGTGGACCACGCCTATGGCGACGGGCTGGGGGCGTTGGGGAACTCAGGCGGACGGCTGGGCATCCGGTGCGGTGAGCGGGTCCTGGACGAGGTCCAGCTCTCCGCGCCCGCGAAGAGCGGGGTATCGCGCATCTACGACGGACGCCTGGTGCCGGACATGGCGGGGAATGACGACCAGGCTCGCTGGTGTGACTCGCCCGACGCCGGTGTCGGCGGGACGCTCCAGGGGAGTCCTGGCGCCGCGAACGCCCCCTGTGGCCCCGTGGGTGACGCGGGTGTCCCCGCGGACGCGGGTGTGGTGGCGACGTGCAGGCCCGCGGGCGCCGATGCCGGGAGACCTGTCCTGCTTCCGGCGCCTGGAGACCTGGTCATCACTGAGCTCATGGCCAATCCGCGTGGCGACGACACGTTGGGTGAGTGGGTGGAGCTGCGAGCCACGGCCCCCGTGGACCTCAACGGCGTGACGCTGGTCGCCGAGGCGGGTGAGGCGACGGTGAAGGCGGACGGTTGCCTGTCACTCGCGACGGGGGAGTACGCGGTGCTGGCCCGTCGCACGGATGCCACCCTCAACGGAGGGCTTCCTCCGCCCGTGGCGACGTTCAACATGGACCTGCGCAATGCGGGCGGTCGGTTGCAGGTGAAGGCCGGGGGCGTGGTGGTCGACGCGGTCGATTACGGTCTGGCGATGGATGGCGTGGCCACGCAGGTGTCCGCACCGCTCGCGGATGCTGTCCAGAATGACGCGCCCTCCGCATGGTGCGCAGCCACGGCCGCCTATGGCTCGCGCGGTGACCTGGGGACGCCCGGTCGTGGGAATCGTGTCTGTGAGGGAGACGGAGGCACGCTGGGCGGCGCTGGCGACGGTGGAACCTCCGATGGCGGCGTGGATGCCGGGACGCTCGAGGACGGATGTATTGACCGGACCACCGGAAGGACGCGCGCGCGCAGGGTTCCCGATGGGGGCTCGCTCGTCCTCACCGAATTCATGGCGGACCCACAGGCGGTAGCGGACGCCATGGGGGAGTGGGTGGAGGTGCTCGCGCTGCGCGACGTGGACCTCAATGGTGTGTCGCTGTCCAACGAGAGCGGGAGCCGCTCGACGTTCGACTCGGCGCTGTGTCTGGCAGTGAAGGCAGGAGGCCGCGCGGTCCTGGCGCGCAGTGAGGACGCGTCCCGCAATGGCGGGCTGCCCGCGGTGCTCGGCACCTTCAACTTCAACCTGGCGAATACAACGGGCAGCCGGAAGCTCGAGCTCTCGGTGGAAGGGCGCGTGCTCGACGCCGTGTCGTGGACCGGCGCGGCCATCCCGGGTGTGTCCTCACAGCTCGACCCCGGGCGCAGTGACCCTCAACGCAATGACTGGCCCGGGAGCTTCTGTCCCACGCCCGAGTCGGCCCGTTATGGCCGGGGAGACCGGGGCACGCCGGGAGGGGTGAACCGCTCATGCGCGCCTTGA
- a CDS encoding thermonuclease family protein, producing the protein MAEVLDGDTVVLESGERVRYLLADAPERTGAGGDCFGPEAHAFNRGLVEGRRVALTYGEACEDRFGRRLAYVSVDGREVNTLLVERGHACVLHVPPAGRSRRAEFEALEAQARLARRGVWGACAPVPCQR; encoded by the coding sequence GTGGCGGAGGTCCTGGATGGGGACACGGTCGTCCTGGAGAGCGGCGAGCGTGTTCGCTACCTGCTCGCGGATGCACCGGAGCGCACGGGCGCGGGCGGTGACTGCTTCGGTCCGGAGGCGCATGCCTTCAACCGGGGGCTCGTCGAGGGCAGGCGGGTAGCGCTGACCTATGGCGAGGCGTGCGAGGACCGCTTCGGCCGGCGCCTCGCCTACGTGTCCGTGGACGGTCGCGAGGTGAACACGCTGTTGGTGGAGAGAGGCCATGCCTGCGTGCTCCACGTTCCTCCCGCGGGCCGTTCGAGACGCGCGGAGTTCGAGGCACTGGAGGCGCAGGCCCGGTTGGCGAGGCGCGGTGTCTGGGGGGCCTGCGCGCCCGTCCCCTGTCAGCGGTGA